Part of the Rubrobacter calidifluminis genome is shown below.
TCGGGTTTCGGGAAGGGATACCTGGGGGCGTGGGGAGAGGTTTCGAGCACCTCCCTGATCTTCTCCGCGGCGGATCGGGGGTCTTCTGCGGCGAGGATGGCGGAGATCACCGCAACCCCGGCGGCGCCCGTCGCCGCGACCTCCCGCGCGTTGGATGCGTCTATCCCTCCGATGGCGAGGACCGGCACCTCCACGGCTTCCACGACCCGCGCGAGCTCCCGCACGCCACGTGGAGGGAGCCCTGGCTTGGAGGAGGTGGGGTAGACGTGCCCGAAGGTGAGGTAGTCTGCCGCGACCTCTGC
Proteins encoded:
- the thiE gene encoding thiamine phosphate synthase, with protein sequence MLVAALEGGIDAVQLREKGGPALHLYETALDVSPAVHNTDALLLINDRADVALATGADGVHLAAKSLPPEAARSVVGGRLLLGVSVHGVEEARRAEVAADYLTFGHVYPTSSKPGLPPRGVRELARVVEAVEVPVLAIGGIDASNAREVAATGAAGVAVISAILAAEDPRSAAEKIREVLETSPHAPRYPFPKPEKKGAR